The following is a genomic window from Mycobacterium parmense.
CTTCCGTCATAGCTCGCACACCTTACTCTCCCGGCTGAGAATAGCATTCTCCACATGGGAAACAAGGCCGCCGTGTCCGCGTGCGAGGCTTGTCGGGAGCTATCGGGCGACAGGGAGAACTATGCAACTGCTTCTGGTCCGGCACGCCTTGCCGCTGCGCAGCGAACACGGCGAGGGCGCCGACCCCGACCTGTCGGCCGAGGGGTGGGCGCAGGCGGAGCGGCTGCCCGGGGCGCTCGCGCGGTTTCCCCTCTCGCGGGTGGTCAGCAGCCCGCAACGGCGCGCCGTGCAAACCGCCGAACCGGTCGCGGCCGCGCGTGAGCTGGCCGTCGAGATCGAGGATCGCTTCGCCGAGTACGACCGCGACCTGCCGGTGTACATCCCCGTCGAGCAGATCAAGGCCGAACGGCCCGACGAGTGGGCGCGCATGGCGCGGGGCCACCTGCCGAGCGCGGTCGACGAGAACGCGTTCCGCGCCCGCGTGCGGACGGCGGTCGGCGACCTCGTTGCCGCCGCGGACCCCGAGGACACGGTGGCGGTGTTCAGCCATGGCGGGGTGATCAACGTTGTGCTGCACGAGATATTGGGGACGGCCCGGCTGTTGTCCTTCCCCATCGACTACGCCTCGGTCACGCGGCTGCTGTTCTCGCGATCCGGTCAGGCGTCGGTCGCGGCGGTCAACACCACCGAGCACGTGTGGGACCTGTTGCCGCGCAACCGGCGGGGTAAGCAGGTCCGCTGACGGGCTTGTAGTCCGTCGCCCGAACGGCGGTGGTAAACAAGTCCGGTGACTTCCGCTGACCAACTCGAAGGTCTGGACCTCGCCGCGCTGGACCGGTATCTGCGTTCGCTCGGCATCGGCCGCGAGGGCGAGTTGCGTGCAGACTTCATCTCCGGTGGCCGCTCCAATCTGACGTTCCGAATCTATGACGACGCGACCAGCTGGCTGGTGCGGCGCCCGCCGCTGCACGGGCTGACCCCCTCGGCGCACGACATGGCCCGCGAGTTCCGGGTGGTCGCCGCGCTGCGGGACACGCCGGTACCGGTGGCGCGCGCGATCGCGCTGTGCCAGGACGACGCGGTGCTGGGCGCCCCGTTTCAGATCGTCGAGTTCGTCCCGGGCCAGGTGGTGCGCCGGCGCGGCCAGCTCGAGGCGTTCAGCCGCACCGTCATCGAGGGGTGCGTCGACTCGCTGATCCGGGCGCTCGTCGACCTGCACGGCGTCGATCCGGACGCCGTCGGCCTGGCCGACTTCGGCAAGCCCAGCGGCTACCTGGAGCGCCAGGTGCGGCGCTGGGGCTCGCAGTGGGCGCTGGTCCGGCTGCCGGAGGACCGTCGCGACGCCGACGTCGAACGGCTGCACACCGGCCTGCGCGACGCCATCCCGCAGCAGAGCCGGACGTCGATCGTGCACGGCGACTACCGCATCGACAACACCATCCTGGACGCCGACGACCCGACCAAGGTGCGCGCCGTCGTGGACTGGGAAATGTCGACCCTGGGCGATCCGCTCAGCGACGCGGCCCTGATGTGCGTGTACCGCGACCCGGCGCTGGACCTGATCGTCAACGCCCAGGCGGCGTGGACTTCGCCGCTGTTGCCGACGGCCGACGAGCTGGCGGACCGGTACTCGCTGGTGGCCGGCCTGCCGCTGGCCCACTGGGAGTTCTACATGGCGTTGGCGTACTTCAAGCTGGCCATCATCGCCGCGGGCATCGACTTCCGCCGGCGGATGTCGGACCAGGCCCGCGGGCTGGGTGACACGTCCGATCACGCGCCCGAGGTGGTCGCGCCGCTGATCGCCCGCGGCCTGGCCGAGCTGGGCAGGCTGCCCGGCTGAGCGCGCGCCCCTAGCGTACGGCCGCCGCGTGGTGCTGCTTGGCCGCCCGCCGCAACTGGATGATTCGCGCGGTGCCGGCGGCCACGGTGATCAGCCCCCCGACCACCGCCGCCAGCAGGATCGCGACCCCGAGCGGCAGGGTCCAGTGCCACGCCAGGAACGTGAAGGCCGCTGACGTCGTGTTCTGGGTGATGAAGATCAACAGCACGATCAGGGTCAGGAAACCGACGGTCAGCGACGACCACAACGCTCCCGCGCGGGTGAACGCGACGGCGGGTTCCCTGGACTTCGCACCGGGCTTGGACGGCGGCGGCGGCGGCCCTGGCTGCGCAGACTGTTGGGGCTTTTGCGGCGGCTGCCCCGGGGAGGCGGGGCTGTTGGGGCTGCTCATAGTGTCATCTTTGTCCCATCCAGCCGAGATTGAAACCAAACGGCGCAACCGGCCCGCATCTGACGGCGACGCGGCAGTCCTGACGTTAGTGTCGGCGGTATGAGGTTGCCGCGCCGTGCGCCCAGCGCGATCGTCCGGGTGGCCCACTGGCTGGCGGCGCTGTGTCTTCTCGCCGCCTGCAGCAATGTTGACCCGCTGGGGGTGCAGGCCCGCAGCCCGAAATCGATCGTGGTGGGCTCCGGGAACTTTCCGGAATCGCAGATCGTCGCCGAGATCTACGCGCAAGCGTTGCAGGCCAACGGTTTCGACGTCGGAAGGCGCATGGGCATCGGCAGCCGCGAGACGTATATCCCGGCGCTCGAGGACCATTCCATCGACCTGGTTCCCGAATACATCGGAAACCTGCTGCTGTATTTCGCCCCCGAGTCCACGGCAACCGTGCTCGACGCGGTCGAGGCGGAACTGTGGCGGCGCCTGCCCGGCGACCTCGCCATCCTGACGCCCGCGCCCGCCTCCGACACCGACACCGTGACGGTCACCGGCGCGACGGCCAACGCGTGGCACCTGAAGACCATCGCCGACCTGGCGCCGCACTCGGCCGGCGTCAGATTCGGGGCACCGTCGGTGTTCCAGACGCGGCCGGCCGGCCTGCCGGGGCTCGAGCGCAAGTACGGACTGAACATCAGCCCGGCCAACTTCGTCGCCATCGAGGACGGCGGCGGCGCGGTGACCGTGCGGGCCCTCCTCGAGGGGAAGGTGAACGCCGCCGACGTCTTCAGCACGTCGCCGGCCATCCTGCTGAACCATCTCGTCGTGCTCGACGACCCATGTCACAACTTCGTGGCCGGCAATATTGTGCCGCTGGTCAATTCGCGGAAGAACTCCGACCGGCTCAAGGAGGTCTTGGACTCGGTGTCGGCCAGGCTCACCTCCCAGGGCGTGGCGGAGCTCAACGCGCTGGTGGCCGGAAACTCCGGAATGGACCCGGCCCAGGCGGCGCGACAGTGGGTGCGCGCCAACGGCTTCGAACATCCCATGGACAGCCCGTGATCGTCTTCGACCGCGTCAGCAAGGTCTTCACCGACGGGACCGCCGCACTCGACGGGCTGAACCTCGAGGTGCCGACCGGCAGGCTGACGGTCTTCGTCGGCTCCTCGGGCAGCGGCAAGACCACGGCCCTGCGAATGATCAACCGGATGGTGGAACCGACGTCGGGCACCATCACCGTCAACGGCGCGGACGTGGCTGGCGTCGACCCGGTGAAGCTGCGTCTGGGAATCGGCTACGTCATCCAGAACGCGGGCCTGATGCCCCACCAGCGGGTGATCGACAACGTCGCAACGGTTCCCGTCCTCAAGGGGCAGTCCCGCCGGTCCGCCCGCGCGGCCGCCTACCAGGTGCTCGAACGGGTCGGGCTGGACCCCAAGCTGGCCACCCGCTACCCGGCGCAGCTCTCCGGCGGCGAGCAGCAGCGCGTCGGCGTGGCGCGCGCGCTGGCTGCCGACCCGCCGATCCTGTTGATGGACGAGCCGTTCTCCGCCGTCGACCCGGTGGTCCGGCACGAGTTGCAGAACGAGATCCTGCGGCTGCAAAGCGAATTGCAGAAGACCATCGTCTTCGTCACGCACGACCTGGACGAGGCGCTCAGGCTCGCCGACCGGGTCGCGCTCTTCAAGGGCGGGCTGCTGCAGCAGTACGACGAGCCCGAACGACTGCTCGCGCGGCCCGCCAACGACTTCGTCGCGAGGTTCATCGGCCTCGGCCGGGGCTACCGCTGGCTGCAGCTGATCGACGCCGCCGGGTTGCCCCTGCACGACGTCGAACGCGTCGCCGCGGACGAACTTCCCGACCGCCCGCAGGGGGACTGGGCCGTGGTGGTCGACGACGCGGGCGCGCCGGTGGGCTGGATCGACGCGGAGGGCCTGCGGCGTTGCCGCGCGGGCGCGTCGTTGTCGGAGAGCATGAGCGGCGTCGGCTCACTGTTGCGTCCACAGGGCAACCTCAGCCACGCGCTCGACGCGGCCCTGTCGTCGCCGTCGGGCGTGGGCGTGGCCGTGGACGACGGCGGCAAGGTGATCGGCGGCGTGCTGGCCGCCGACGTCCTGGCCGCGGTGGAGGCGTTGCGGGGGCGGAGCTGACGTGCACTATCTACTCACCCACCGCGACCAGGCGTGGGCGCTGACGGTGATCCACCTGCGGCTGTCGCTGCTGCCCGTGCTGATCGCGCTGGCGATCGCGGTGCCGCTGGGTGTGCTGGTGCAGCGCGCCCCGCTCGCGCGGCGGCTGACGACGGCGACGGCCAGCGTGGTGTTTACCATTCCCTCGCTGGCGCTGTTCGTGGCGCTGCCGACGATCATCGGCACCCGCATCCTCGACGAGGCCAACGTGCTGGTCGCGCTGGCGGCCTACACGGCCGCCCTGCTGGTGCGCGCGGTGCTCGAGGCGCTCGACGCCGTGCCGGCCCGGCTGCGCGACGCCGCGATCGGGCAGGGCTACCCCCCGCTCACCCGGATACTCAAAGTCGAACTGCCGCTGGCTATCCCGGTTCTGGTCTCCGGGCTGCGGGTGGTCGCGGTGACCAACATCGCGATGGTGTCGGTGGGCGCGGTGATCGGCATCGGGGGCCTGGGCACCTGGTTCACCGAGGGCTACCAGACCGACAAGAGCGATCAGATCGTCGCCGGCATCATCGCGCTGTTCGCGATGGCGATCGTCGTGGACGCCCTCATCCTGCTGGGCGGCCGCCTGGCCACGCCCTGGACGCGCGCCGGGCGCGCCGTCCGGAGACGGCCGACCGCGGCCCCGGTGGTGGGCGGCGCGCGATGAACTTCGTCGCCGAAGCGCTCTCCTACCTGCTGACCGCCGCCAACTGGACCGGCCCCGTCGGGCTGGCGGCGCGCACCCTGCAGCACCTCGAGTACACGGCCGCAGCGGTGGTCGCGTCGGCGCTCATCGCCGTCCCGATGGGCATGATCATCGGCCACACCGGCCGCGGCGCGCTGCTGGTGGTCGGCGCGGTCAACGGCCTGCGGTCGTTGCCCACGCTGGGCGTGCTGCTGCTCGGTGTGCTCGTGTTCGGGCTCGGTGTGGGCCCGTCGCTGGTCGCCCTGATGCTGCTGGGTATTCCCGCGCTGCTGGCCGGCACCTATGCCGGCATCTCCAACGTGGAGCCGGCGGTGGTCGACGCCGCCCGCGCCATGGGGATGACGGAGCCGCAGGTGCTGCTGCGCGTCGAGCTGCCCATCGCGCTGCCGCTGGTCCTCGGCGGGTTGCGCAACGCGACGCTGCAGGTGGTTGCCACCGCGACGGTGGCCGCCTACGCCAGCCTCGGCGGGCTGGGCAGGTATCTGATCGACGGGATCGCGCAGCGCCAGTTCCAC
Proteins encoded in this region:
- a CDS encoding phosphotransferase family protein; amino-acid sequence: MTSADQLEGLDLAALDRYLRSLGIGREGELRADFISGGRSNLTFRIYDDATSWLVRRPPLHGLTPSAHDMAREFRVVAALRDTPVPVARAIALCQDDAVLGAPFQIVEFVPGQVVRRRGQLEAFSRTVIEGCVDSLIRALVDLHGVDPDAVGLADFGKPSGYLERQVRRWGSQWALVRLPEDRRDADVERLHTGLRDAIPQQSRTSIVHGDYRIDNTILDADDPTKVRAVVDWEMSTLGDPLSDAALMCVYRDPALDLIVNAQAAWTSPLLPTADELADRYSLVAGLPLAHWEFYMALAYFKLAIIAAGIDFRRRMSDQARGLGDTSDHAPEVVAPLIARGLAELGRLPG
- a CDS encoding ABC transporter substrate-binding protein yields the protein MRLPRRAPSAIVRVAHWLAALCLLAACSNVDPLGVQARSPKSIVVGSGNFPESQIVAEIYAQALQANGFDVGRRMGIGSRETYIPALEDHSIDLVPEYIGNLLLYFAPESTATVLDAVEAELWRRLPGDLAILTPAPASDTDTVTVTGATANAWHLKTIADLAPHSAGVRFGAPSVFQTRPAGLPGLERKYGLNISPANFVAIEDGGGAVTVRALLEGKVNAADVFSTSPAILLNHLVVLDDPCHNFVAGNIVPLVNSRKNSDRLKEVLDSVSARLTSQGVAELNALVAGNSGMDPAQAARQWVRANGFEHPMDSP
- a CDS encoding LapA family protein, with the translated sequence MSSPNSPASPGQPPQKPQQSAQPGPPPPPSKPGAKSREPAVAFTRAGALWSSLTVGFLTLIVLLIFITQNTTSAAFTFLAWHWTLPLGVAILLAAVVGGLITVAAGTARIIQLRRAAKQHHAAAVR
- a CDS encoding ABC transporter ATP-binding protein; its protein translation is MIVFDRVSKVFTDGTAALDGLNLEVPTGRLTVFVGSSGSGKTTALRMINRMVEPTSGTITVNGADVAGVDPVKLRLGIGYVIQNAGLMPHQRVIDNVATVPVLKGQSRRSARAAAYQVLERVGLDPKLATRYPAQLSGGEQQRVGVARALAADPPILLMDEPFSAVDPVVRHELQNEILRLQSELQKTIVFVTHDLDEALRLADRVALFKGGLLQQYDEPERLLARPANDFVARFIGLGRGYRWLQLIDAAGLPLHDVERVAADELPDRPQGDWAVVVDDAGAPVGWIDAEGLRRCRAGASLSESMSGVGSLLRPQGNLSHALDAALSSPSGVGVAVDDGGKVIGGVLAADVLAAVEALRGRS
- a CDS encoding ABC transporter permease, with protein sequence MHYLLTHRDQAWALTVIHLRLSLLPVLIALAIAVPLGVLVQRAPLARRLTTATASVVFTIPSLALFVALPTIIGTRILDEANVLVALAAYTAALLVRAVLEALDAVPARLRDAAIGQGYPPLTRILKVELPLAIPVLVSGLRVVAVTNIAMVSVGAVIGIGGLGTWFTEGYQTDKSDQIVAGIIALFAMAIVVDALILLGGRLATPWTRAGRAVRRRPTAAPVVGGAR
- a CDS encoding ABC transporter permease — protein: MNFVAEALSYLLTAANWTGPVGLAARTLQHLEYTAAAVVASALIAVPMGMIIGHTGRGALLVVGAVNGLRSLPTLGVLLLGVLVFGLGVGPSLVALMLLGIPALLAGTYAGISNVEPAVVDAARAMGMTEPQVLLRVELPIALPLVLGGLRNATLQVVATATVAAYASLGGLGRYLIDGIAQRQFHLALVGALMVAALALVLDGVLAVAVWASVPGTGRLRKPVVT
- a CDS encoding histidine phosphatase family protein, whose protein sequence is MQLLLVRHALPLRSEHGEGADPDLSAEGWAQAERLPGALARFPLSRVVSSPQRRAVQTAEPVAAARELAVEIEDRFAEYDRDLPVYIPVEQIKAERPDEWARMARGHLPSAVDENAFRARVRTAVGDLVAAADPEDTVAVFSHGGVINVVLHEILGTARLLSFPIDYASVTRLLFSRSGQASVAAVNTTEHVWDLLPRNRRGKQVR